A window of the Hyalangium minutum genome harbors these coding sequences:
- a CDS encoding type I restriction-modification system subunit M, translating to MGLVKELWQAAVALRGSIEPAEYKRFVLPFIFLRILSIRQEKHRPGAVPVPKKARWSELLAHAEDADIKLRLDDALEALEKAYPDPLRGMLPRIYATSNVDRHIVTRLFHLFSCDAFDNGDGEDLLGRIYQYFIGEFASSEGKRGGEYFTPTTIVELLVAMLEPTRGIVYDPCCGSGGMFVQSDVFAKHRGRLMFFGQESKEFTYRLCRVNLFIHGLGGDIRLGNTYSEDRHPQLKADYILSNPPFNDGSKGREGWGADQLSEDDPRLVIAGQKMPLSPRNANPMWMMHFLYHLKEGGTAGFVMAAGELSNNQTGRLEVRRTLVEADFVDCVVQLSAQLFANTQIPCTLWFLSKARTGGRESRKRTGEILFIDGRGMGALIPGSRKQKQLSPEEITRIAATYQEFRRKGRPQEVPGFARVASLQEVRDQGYALTPGRYVGAANLEDAEEFEERLPRLTAQLEQELDKAAALDARLRVLVKELRHGE from the coding sequence ATGGGGCTGGTCAAGGAGCTCTGGCAGGCCGCCGTGGCCCTCCGAGGCTCCATCGAGCCCGCCGAGTACAAGCGCTTCGTGCTCCCCTTCATCTTCCTGCGCATCCTCTCGATCCGTCAGGAGAAGCACCGGCCAGGCGCCGTCCCCGTTCCCAAGAAGGCCCGCTGGAGCGAGCTGCTCGCGCACGCCGAAGACGCCGACATCAAGCTCCGCCTCGACGATGCCCTGGAGGCGCTGGAGAAGGCGTACCCGGATCCACTGCGCGGAATGCTGCCGAGGATCTACGCCACGTCCAACGTGGACCGGCACATCGTGACGCGGCTGTTCCACTTGTTCTCGTGCGACGCCTTCGACAACGGAGACGGGGAGGATCTTCTCGGCCGCATCTACCAGTACTTCATCGGCGAGTTCGCCTCCTCCGAAGGCAAGCGTGGCGGCGAGTACTTCACTCCCACCACCATCGTGGAACTCCTCGTGGCCATGCTGGAGCCCACGCGCGGCATCGTCTACGACCCGTGCTGCGGCTCGGGCGGCATGTTCGTGCAGTCGGACGTGTTCGCGAAGCACCGGGGCCGGCTCATGTTCTTCGGCCAGGAGAGCAAGGAGTTCACCTACCGCCTGTGCCGGGTGAACCTGTTCATCCATGGCCTCGGGGGCGACATCCGCCTGGGCAACACCTACTCGGAAGACCGGCATCCCCAGCTGAAGGCGGACTACATCCTGTCCAACCCGCCCTTCAACGATGGCTCCAAGGGGCGCGAGGGCTGGGGCGCCGACCAGCTCTCCGAGGATGACCCCAGGCTGGTGATTGCCGGGCAGAAGATGCCGCTGTCTCCGCGCAACGCCAACCCCATGTGGATGATGCACTTCCTGTATCACCTCAAGGAGGGAGGCACCGCGGGCTTCGTCATGGCCGCAGGAGAGCTGTCCAACAACCAGACCGGCCGGCTGGAGGTGCGCCGGACCCTGGTGGAGGCCGACTTCGTGGACTGCGTGGTCCAGCTCTCCGCGCAGCTCTTCGCCAACACGCAGATCCCCTGCACGCTCTGGTTCCTCTCCAAGGCGCGCACGGGCGGGCGGGAGAGCCGCAAGCGCACCGGGGAGATCCTCTTTATCGATGGGCGCGGGATGGGCGCGCTCATCCCAGGCTCGCGGAAGCAGAAGCAGCTGAGCCCCGAGGAGATCACCCGCATCGCCGCCACCTATCAGGAGTTCCGCCGCAAGGGCCGCCCCCAAGAGGTGCCCGGCTTCGCCCGCGTGGCGAGCCTCCAGGAGGTACGAGACCAGGGCTACGCGCTCACGCCCGGGCGCTACGTGGGCGCCGCGAACCTGGAGGACGCCGAGGAATTCGAGGAGCGTCTGCCCCGGCTGACCGCGCAGCTAGAGCAGGAACTCGACAAGGCGGCGGCGCTGGATGCGCGGCTACGGGTGCTCGTGAAGGAACTGCGCCATGGCGAGTGA